In Streptomyces nojiriensis, one genomic interval encodes:
- a CDS encoding alpha/beta hydrolase yields the protein MATPTVVSWEQVSVPTPSGPLPARVYRPGTASPQGWLVWAHGGSWRAGSARDWHGATAELARHSGFGVVSVDYRLAPEVRHPAMVEDILSALTWAAEQQDGPAGALAVPSKAPVLAVGGDSAGGTLAASAALVCRDRGVPLAAQVLAYPPLDPGCAAASYHRFPDMFPTASYLRAAWQDYRHPGRPVAADGTRLHSTPFEAADLRGLAPAVMATGDLDPVGDDVHHYGRLLRAAGVEVTLREFRQTGHGAFLQPGHGPGGHPTASMRGWLGLALRRLTSPNDPENLPSSPPWS from the coding sequence ATGGCCACACCCACCGTCGTCAGCTGGGAGCAGGTGTCCGTGCCCACCCCGTCCGGGCCCCTTCCCGCCCGGGTGTACCGGCCCGGCACCGCCTCACCGCAGGGCTGGCTGGTGTGGGCCCACGGGGGCAGCTGGCGTGCCGGATCCGCCCGGGACTGGCACGGCGCCACCGCCGAACTCGCCCGCCACTCCGGCTTCGGCGTGGTGAGCGTGGACTACCGGCTGGCCCCCGAGGTACGCCACCCGGCCATGGTCGAGGACATCCTGTCCGCCCTGACCTGGGCCGCGGAACAGCAGGACGGGCCCGCCGGAGCCCTGGCCGTCCCGTCCAAGGCGCCCGTCCTGGCCGTCGGCGGGGACAGCGCCGGCGGCACCCTCGCCGCCTCGGCCGCCCTCGTCTGCCGCGACCGCGGGGTGCCGCTGGCCGCGCAGGTACTGGCGTACCCGCCGCTGGACCCCGGCTGCGCGGCGGCCTCGTACCACCGCTTCCCGGACATGTTCCCCACGGCCTCCTACCTGCGGGCGGCCTGGCAGGACTACCGGCATCCGGGCCGGCCGGTCGCCGCGGACGGCACACGGCTCCACAGCACCCCCTTCGAAGCAGCCGACCTGCGCGGACTCGCACCGGCCGTGATGGCCACCGGCGACCTCGACCCCGTCGGCGACGACGTGCACCACTACGGTCGCCTGCTGCGGGCGGCCGGGGTGGAGGTCACGCTGCGGGAGTTCCGGCAGACGGGTCACGGGGCGTTCCTGCAGCCCGGCCACGGCCCCGGTGGGCACCCGACGGCGTCGATGCGCGGCTGGCTCGGGCTGGCCCTGCGCCGGCTCACCTCGCCGAACGACCCCGAAAACCTCCCCTCCTCCCCTCCCTGGAGCTGA
- a CDS encoding FG-GAP repeat domain-containing protein: protein MTTTGTGKHPEPALRAPKFTAEVVADQLRDGYWLEAPDIDGDGKPDLFGYGLRLGEIYWYANDGDWTRRLIADRIKMPVGADFADVSGNGHPDVIVCYDLYGPIGTIHDANTEGGKIDWLENPGTPDKDESRWKRHYVGRATGMHRLRAGHFTRTDRLQIIGLPIVAKEDVHAVLPVVLFTQPDDVHTAEEWPMTVIDDSHFRMIHGAEKKQGLVPGSDLESLLLASDEGVTWLWFDEARQEWVRELIGTGELTQFEQTGFRGSGDLNAGRLGDDPMAYVAAIEPFHGNTVAVYTKDTEGDGWNRVLLDVYGDPNENGEGPGHQIVCADFDGDGDEEFLVALRGPWPWQGVMYYKAIDAANGVWAKWRVSEESVARIATADFNGDGRLDFATIAYSVQNYYVAKDAKLMVYRNEIDQ from the coding sequence ATGACCACCACCGGCACCGGCAAGCACCCCGAGCCCGCCCTGCGCGCCCCGAAGTTCACCGCCGAGGTCGTCGCCGACCAGCTCCGCGACGGCTACTGGCTGGAGGCGCCCGACATCGACGGTGACGGCAAGCCCGACCTGTTCGGCTACGGGCTGCGGCTCGGCGAGATCTACTGGTACGCCAACGACGGCGACTGGACCCGCCGGCTGATAGCCGACCGCATCAAGATGCCCGTCGGCGCCGACTTCGCCGACGTCAGCGGCAACGGCCACCCCGACGTCATCGTCTGCTACGACCTCTACGGCCCGATCGGCACGATCCACGACGCCAACACCGAAGGCGGAAAGATCGACTGGCTGGAGAACCCGGGCACCCCCGACAAGGACGAGTCGCGCTGGAAGCGGCACTACGTCGGCCGCGCCACCGGTATGCACCGGCTGCGCGCCGGCCACTTCACCCGCACCGACCGGCTCCAGATCATCGGCCTGCCGATCGTCGCCAAGGAGGACGTCCACGCCGTACTGCCCGTCGTGCTGTTCACCCAGCCCGACGACGTGCACACTGCGGAGGAGTGGCCGATGACCGTCATCGACGACAGCCACTTCCGGATGATCCACGGCGCCGAGAAGAAGCAGGGCCTGGTCCCCGGTTCCGACCTCGAATCCCTGCTGCTGGCGTCCGACGAGGGCGTCACCTGGCTCTGGTTCGACGAAGCCCGCCAGGAGTGGGTCCGCGAGCTGATCGGCACGGGCGAGCTCACCCAGTTCGAGCAGACCGGCTTCCGCGGCAGCGGCGACCTCAACGCGGGCCGGCTCGGCGACGACCCGATGGCCTACGTCGCCGCCATCGAGCCCTTCCACGGCAACACCGTGGCCGTCTACACGAAGGACACCGAGGGCGACGGCTGGAACCGCGTCCTGCTCGACGTGTACGGCGACCCCAACGAGAACGGCGAAGGCCCCGGCCACCAGATCGTCTGCGCCGACTTCGACGGCGACGGCGACGAGGAGTTCCTCGTGGCCCTGCGCGGACCGTGGCCCTGGCAGGGCGTCATGTACTACAAGGCGATCGACGCGGCCAACGGTGTCTGGGCCAAGTGGCGGGTCTCCGAGGAGTCCGTCGCCCGCATCGCCACGGCCGACTTCAACGGGGACGGCCGCCTCGACTTCGCCACCATCGCGTACTCCGTCCAGAACTACTACGTGGCCAAGGACGCCAAGCTCATGGTCTACCGCAACGAGATCGACCAGTAG
- the wecB gene encoding non-hydrolyzing UDP-N-acetylglucosamine 2-epimerase — translation MRSVAVVLGTRPEAIKFAPVIRALQDDPRFEPVVISTGQHRQMLDETLDAFGLTADVDLKVMAPKQTLSQVTYRSLRGLEDYFATAPADAVLVHGDTATTLTGALAGFHQRIPVVHVEAGLRSGRLGSPFPEEGNRRLVAQVAALHLAPTPGNLANLLREGIAADTITVTGNTVIDALRWASGRAESYGDPALADLDRDPRRVVLASAHRREAWPHLPQIGQALARIADEPGVRVVVPLHRNPVVREALLPYIGSHPSITVVDPLPYLSFCKLMGRADVIVSDSSGSQEEGPALGKPTLVLGDVTERSEAIVAGTACLVGTATEGIVTRTLALLRDRAEYDRMANAANPYGDGRATTRTVAALAHFFGLGPAPEPFVPDSAVDELSVELARTADFART, via the coding sequence ATGCGTTCCGTCGCCGTAGTCCTCGGCACCCGGCCGGAAGCCATCAAGTTCGCGCCCGTCATCCGCGCCCTCCAGGACGACCCGCGCTTCGAGCCCGTCGTGATCTCCACCGGGCAGCACCGCCAGATGCTCGACGAGACCCTCGACGCCTTCGGCCTCACCGCCGACGTCGACCTGAAAGTGATGGCCCCCAAGCAGACCCTCTCCCAGGTCACCTACCGCTCGCTGCGCGGCCTGGAGGACTACTTCGCCACCGCGCCCGCAGACGCGGTCCTGGTCCACGGCGACACCGCCACCACCCTCACCGGGGCCCTGGCCGGATTCCACCAGCGGATCCCCGTCGTCCACGTCGAGGCCGGACTGCGCAGCGGCCGGCTCGGCTCGCCCTTCCCCGAGGAGGGCAACAGACGACTCGTCGCGCAGGTCGCCGCCCTCCACCTGGCCCCCACCCCCGGCAACCTGGCGAACCTGCTCCGCGAGGGCATCGCCGCCGACACGATCACCGTCACCGGCAACACCGTCATCGACGCCCTGCGCTGGGCCAGCGGCCGCGCCGAGAGCTACGGCGACCCGGCCCTGGCCGACCTCGACCGCGACCCGCGCCGGGTCGTCCTGGCCTCCGCCCACCGCCGCGAGGCCTGGCCGCACCTGCCGCAGATCGGCCAGGCCCTGGCCCGCATCGCCGACGAGCCCGGAGTGCGCGTCGTCGTCCCGCTGCACCGCAACCCCGTCGTCCGCGAGGCGCTCCTCCCGTACATCGGCAGCCACCCGAGCATCACCGTCGTCGACCCGCTGCCCTACCTCAGCTTCTGCAAGCTCATGGGCCGCGCCGACGTCATCGTCTCGGACAGCAGCGGCAGCCAGGAGGAAGGGCCCGCGCTCGGCAAGCCCACGCTCGTCCTCGGCGACGTCACCGAGCGGTCCGAAGCCATCGTCGCCGGCACCGCCTGCCTGGTCGGAACGGCCACCGAGGGCATCGTCACCCGCACCCTGGCCCTGCTGCGCGACCGGGCCGAGTACGACCGGATGGCCAACGCCGCCAACCCGTACGGCGACGGACGGGCCACCACCCGCACGGTCGCCGCCCTCGCCCACTTCTTCGGCCTGGGCCCCGCGCCCGAGCCCTTCGTCCCCGACAGCGCCGTCGACGAGCTCAGCGTCGAGCTCGCCCGCACGGCCGACTTCGCCCGCACCTGA
- a CDS encoding MFS transporter — MWFAVSVVEGARVVDTGTEGPVRLDGRLRLVLVVLLVAQFMLAVDFSILNVALPVIGDGLGFSLSNLQWIATSFALCAAGFTLLFGRVADLFGRRRLFLVGLAVLGLSSLAGGLATSPEMLLVARVFQGLATAAVTPAGLSLLTTSFPEGPLRQKALGLNGALMSAGFTTGAILGGVLTDLLSWRWAFFINVPVALAVLFIAPAVIKESRPSVRPKLDLPGATAVTLGLLALIYGLTQAGEHGWGSGSALAWLAAGVVLLVVFYAIESKSAAPLVPVSVLKKKTVAWGNIAGLIAFLTETSLVFLMTLYLQEVLDFSPLTAGLSFGVLGIGTVIGGSIAPRVIGATSTRSTLIIGGVLQAVATLSLIALGETSSSMWLLLVATFAGGVGNMLVIVGFMVTATTGLPDHEQGMATGLATMTQQVGITMGTPIMSAIAAANTDIHAGITTAVIVNTAIVVLGTLTTALFLRTKQPS; from the coding sequence ATGTGGTTCGCGGTGTCGGTCGTCGAGGGTGCGAGGGTCGTCGATACGGGAACGGAGGGGCCCGTTCGTCTGGATGGGCGTCTCAGGTTGGTGCTGGTGGTGCTGCTGGTGGCGCAGTTCATGCTGGCGGTTGATTTCTCGATTTTGAATGTGGCGTTGCCGGTGATCGGTGACGGGCTTGGTTTCTCGTTGTCGAATCTGCAGTGGATCGCGACGTCGTTCGCGTTGTGTGCTGCTGGTTTCACGCTGTTGTTCGGTCGGGTGGCGGACCTGTTCGGTCGGCGCCGGTTGTTCCTGGTGGGTCTGGCGGTGCTGGGTCTGTCGTCGCTGGCGGGTGGTCTGGCGACCAGTCCGGAGATGCTGCTGGTGGCGCGTGTGTTCCAGGGTCTTGCGACGGCGGCGGTGACGCCGGCGGGTCTGTCGCTGCTGACGACGTCGTTCCCGGAGGGGCCGTTGCGTCAGAAGGCGCTGGGTCTGAACGGTGCGTTGATGTCGGCGGGGTTCACGACGGGCGCGATCCTGGGCGGTGTCCTGACGGATCTGCTGTCGTGGCGGTGGGCGTTCTTCATCAATGTGCCGGTGGCGCTGGCGGTGTTGTTCATCGCTCCTGCGGTGATCAAGGAGTCGCGTCCGTCGGTGCGTCCGAAGCTGGACCTGCCCGGTGCCACGGCGGTGACGCTGGGTCTGCTTGCGCTGATCTACGGCCTGACGCAGGCCGGTGAGCACGGCTGGGGCTCGGGGAGTGCGCTGGCGTGGCTGGCGGCGGGTGTGGTGCTGCTGGTGGTGTTCTATGCGATCGAGTCGAAGAGTGCCGCTCCTCTCGTGCCGGTGTCGGTGCTGAAGAAGAAGACGGTGGCGTGGGGCAATATCGCGGGTCTGATCGCGTTCCTGACGGAGACGAGTCTGGTCTTCCTGATGACGCTGTACCTGCAGGAAGTGTTGGACTTCTCGCCGCTGACGGCGGGTCTGTCGTTCGGTGTGCTGGGTATCGGCACGGTGATCGGCGGTTCGATCGCCCCGCGGGTGATCGGGGCGACGAGCACCCGCAGCACACTGATCATCGGTGGTGTGTTGCAGGCGGTTGCGACGTTGAGTCTGATCGCGCTGGGTGAGACCTCGTCGAGCATGTGGTTGCTGCTGGTCGCGACGTTCGCGGGTGGTGTGGGCAACATGCTGGTGATCGTCGGGTTCATGGTGACGGCGACGACGGGTCTGCCGGATCACGAGCAGGGCATGGCGACGGGTCTGGCGACCATGACGCAGCAGGTCGGTATCACGATGGGTACGCCGATCATGTCGGCGATCGCCGCGGCCAACACCGACATCCACGCCGGCATCACCACCGCGGTCATCGTCAACACCGCCATCGTCGTCCTCGGCACCCTCACCACCGCCCTCTTCCTCCGCACCAAGCAGCCCAGCTGA
- a CDS encoding helix-turn-helix domain-containing protein, producing the protein MDTPTALGEFLRTRRAQLQPEDVGLPSHGTRRRVPGLRREELALLAGVSITYYTHLEQGQSTNASDSVLDALARALRLTPDEHAHLLNLARPPRAKRAPSPRPEYARATTRRLIASMPQVPAVVLDGRNNVLAWNPLGHALLAGHVDFAGPDDPAVRPNLTRMLFLDPHTRELYTDWKGEARVALAALRLVAGRNPEDRALAELIGSLMLQSPDFASLWSKHPVRDCTVGTKTLHHPVVGPLTLDFENLHLTDGTNHRMLLYSAPESSPSDAALRMLSSLTAGPAVGHDNPKPASADADAGGER; encoded by the coding sequence ATGGACACACCGACTGCACTGGGCGAGTTCCTCCGCACTCGTCGCGCCCAGCTCCAGCCCGAGGACGTCGGGCTCCCCTCCCACGGCACCCGTCGGCGCGTGCCCGGGCTGCGGCGTGAGGAGCTCGCCCTCCTGGCCGGAGTGAGCATCACCTACTACACGCACCTGGAGCAGGGGCAGAGCACGAACGCCTCGGACAGCGTCCTCGACGCCCTGGCCCGGGCCCTGCGCCTGACCCCGGACGAGCACGCGCACCTGCTGAACCTCGCCCGGCCGCCGCGCGCCAAGCGGGCCCCGTCGCCGCGGCCCGAGTACGCCCGCGCCACCACGCGCCGGCTGATCGCCTCGATGCCGCAGGTCCCGGCGGTCGTCCTGGACGGCCGCAACAACGTGCTCGCCTGGAATCCGCTGGGGCACGCCCTGCTCGCGGGGCACGTCGACTTCGCGGGCCCCGACGATCCGGCCGTTCGCCCGAACCTCACGCGGATGCTGTTCCTGGATCCGCACACCCGGGAGCTCTACACGGACTGGAAGGGCGAGGCCCGGGTCGCCCTGGCGGCCCTGCGCCTGGTCGCCGGGCGCAATCCGGAGGACCGGGCGCTCGCCGAGCTCATCGGGTCGCTCATGCTGCAGAGCCCCGACTTCGCCTCGCTGTGGTCGAAGCACCCCGTACGGGACTGCACGGTCGGCACCAAGACCCTGCACCACCCGGTCGTGGGCCCGCTGACCCTCGATTTCGAGAACCTGCACCTCACCGACGGCACCAACCACCGGATGCTGCTCTACAGCGCCCCCGAGTCCTCCCCCTCCGACGCCGCGCTGCGCATGCTGTCGAGCCTGACCGCCGGTCCTGCGGTGGGGCACGACAACCCGAAGCCCGCGTCGGCGGATGCCGACGCGGGCGGGGAGCGGTAG
- a CDS encoding GNAT family N-acetyltransferase — MSSTTPSFPDRVELTGEGLVLRDWTAADLASMPELFDHPDIAYWTPIVSPFDDEAARNRLDRARQLRKEGTALLLAITVDGGAPLGEVMLKRAPEGTELGYALGPAHRGRGLAARAVRVMAAYAFEQLGAARVILELEAENASSVGVATRAGFRLLDVPLITGEEKGRPYALQTWGLDRS; from the coding sequence ATGAGCAGCACGACGCCGTCCTTTCCCGACCGGGTGGAGCTGACGGGCGAGGGCCTGGTCCTGCGCGACTGGACCGCGGCGGACCTGGCGTCGATGCCCGAGCTCTTCGACCATCCCGACATCGCGTACTGGACGCCGATCGTCTCCCCCTTCGACGACGAGGCGGCCCGCAACCGCCTGGACCGGGCGCGGCAGCTGCGCAAGGAGGGTACGGCCCTCCTGCTGGCCATCACCGTCGACGGCGGGGCCCCGCTCGGCGAGGTGATGCTCAAGCGCGCGCCCGAGGGCACGGAGCTCGGATACGCGCTCGGTCCGGCGCACCGGGGCCGGGGGCTGGCCGCCCGGGCGGTGCGCGTGATGGCCGCGTACGCCTTCGAGCAACTGGGGGCGGCCCGGGTGATCCTGGAGCTGGAGGCGGAGAACGCCTCCAGCGTCGGCGTGGCCACCCGGGCCGGATTCCGCCTCCTCGACGTGCCGCTGATCACGGGCGAGGAGAAGGGCCGGCCCTACGCGCTCCAGACCTGGGGCCTCGACCGCTCCTGA
- a CDS encoding acyltransferase family protein, with translation MASTTSPDAAKRAKLPSLTGLRFFAALSVFFFHSSLTDSPIPPNAPINPFADAGIADGFSTAFGKAGYLGVSFFFVLSGFVLAWAAKPGERVTAFLRRRLLKIFPNHLVVFAAAMILFAGSAVTGVADWLPNLFLIHTWWPQPTVNLSVNPPSWSLGSELLFYMLFPALIVPIRKLRGRTALWGWSAAMIAGMVALQLVATYFVPDTPKSTITPISGMQFWFGYLLPAGRLFEFVLGILLARIVLAGLWPRRVGFGVSLVLTVLGYAAALVAPFQYGFVVATIIPVAALIGATAQADVDGRATFLRSRPMVWLGEVSFGFYLVQGVTIFYLRSLLGENTYSVPVALLVIAGFFAASLLGGWLLFRFVEMPAMRRFGRARPRTPSAPAPAPAHEPSGDRTPVTAAARD, from the coding sequence GTGGCCTCCACGACGTCCCCCGACGCCGCGAAGCGGGCGAAGCTGCCCTCACTGACCGGCCTGCGGTTCTTCGCCGCACTCTCCGTCTTCTTCTTCCACTCGTCCCTGACCGACTCCCCGATCCCGCCGAACGCGCCCATCAACCCCTTCGCCGACGCCGGCATCGCGGACGGGTTCTCCACCGCCTTCGGCAAGGCCGGCTACCTGGGAGTCTCCTTCTTCTTCGTCCTCTCGGGCTTCGTCCTCGCCTGGGCCGCCAAGCCCGGCGAGCGCGTCACCGCCTTCCTGCGCCGCCGGCTCCTGAAGATCTTCCCCAACCACCTCGTCGTCTTCGCCGCCGCGATGATCCTCTTCGCCGGCTCGGCCGTCACCGGCGTCGCCGACTGGCTCCCGAACCTCTTCCTCATCCACACCTGGTGGCCGCAGCCCACCGTCAACCTCAGCGTCAACCCGCCCAGCTGGTCCCTCGGCAGCGAGCTGCTCTTCTACATGCTCTTCCCGGCCCTCATCGTGCCGATACGCAAGCTCCGCGGCCGGACCGCCCTGTGGGGCTGGAGCGCCGCGATGATCGCCGGGATGGTCGCCCTCCAGCTGGTCGCCACCTACTTCGTCCCCGACACCCCGAAGTCCACCATCACGCCGATCTCCGGGATGCAGTTCTGGTTCGGCTACCTGCTCCCGGCCGGCCGCCTCTTCGAGTTCGTCCTCGGCATCCTGCTCGCCCGGATCGTCCTCGCGGGACTGTGGCCGCGCCGTGTCGGCTTCGGCGTCTCCCTCGTGCTCACGGTCCTCGGCTACGCCGCCGCGCTCGTCGCCCCGTTCCAGTACGGATTCGTCGTCGCCACGATCATCCCGGTCGCCGCGCTCATCGGGGCCACCGCACAGGCCGACGTGGACGGCCGGGCCACCTTCCTGCGCAGCAGGCCCATGGTGTGGCTGGGCGAGGTGTCCTTCGGCTTCTACCTCGTCCAGGGCGTCACGATCTTCTACCTGCGCTCGCTGCTCGGTGAGAACACCTACAGCGTCCCGGTCGCCCTGCTGGTGATCGCCGGCTTCTTCGCGGCGTCCCTGCTGGGGGGCTGGCTCCTGTTCCGCTTCGTCGAGATGCCCGCCATGCGCCGCTTCGGCCGCGCCAGGCCCCGGACACCGTCCGCTCCGGCACCCGCCCCGGCCCACGAGCCCTCCGGTGACCGGACCCCGGTCACCGCGGCCGCCCGGGACTGA
- a CDS encoding LLM class flavin-dependent oxidoreductase — translation MTKLRLSVLDQTPVGEDHTPDQALRASVDLARAAEGLGYTRYWVAEHHDSPGFASSAPEILAGTLLAHTSRMRIGTGGVLLPRYDPAKVAEVFGVLASLHPGRVDLGIGRAGGPARDFPQRLARLRALLGEGGVVPHAPVPPRMWLLGAGRESARLAGLLGTEFAFGHFFSPAGGQEAFEDYRAEFRTSTGDRPGGALAVRVVTADSAGRAEELAQSLLLWRARKDLGQDGPLPSHETTRRHRWTGAELERAKVHRTALVSGAPEQVSAVLTALAGSHGVDELIVNTLTCDPADRRRSYELLSEAFGLQDPDVRSGDPVGASGPALRGQERSRPQVWSA, via the coding sequence ATGACGAAGCTGCGACTGTCCGTACTCGACCAGACCCCGGTCGGCGAGGACCACACCCCGGACCAGGCGCTGCGCGCCTCCGTGGACCTCGCCCGCGCCGCCGAGGGCCTCGGCTACACCCGCTACTGGGTCGCCGAACACCACGACTCGCCCGGCTTCGCGAGCAGCGCGCCCGAGATCCTCGCGGGCACCCTGCTCGCCCACACCTCACGGATGCGGATCGGGACCGGCGGAGTGCTGCTGCCCCGCTACGACCCGGCGAAGGTGGCCGAGGTGTTCGGCGTACTGGCCTCCCTCCACCCGGGACGGGTCGACCTCGGCATCGGCCGGGCCGGCGGCCCCGCCCGCGACTTCCCGCAGCGGCTGGCCCGGCTGCGCGCACTGCTCGGCGAGGGCGGAGTCGTCCCGCACGCACCGGTTCCGCCGCGGATGTGGCTCCTGGGCGCGGGACGCGAGTCGGCACGGCTGGCCGGGCTGCTGGGCACCGAGTTCGCGTTCGGGCACTTCTTCTCCCCGGCGGGCGGCCAGGAGGCCTTCGAGGACTACCGCGCCGAGTTCCGCACCTCCACGGGCGACCGGCCGGGCGGCGCGCTCGCGGTCCGCGTGGTGACGGCGGACAGCGCCGGCCGCGCCGAGGAACTGGCCCAGAGCCTGCTGCTGTGGCGTGCCCGCAAGGACCTCGGCCAGGACGGCCCGCTGCCGTCGCACGAGACCACGCGCCGCCACCGCTGGACGGGCGCGGAACTGGAACGCGCCAAGGTGCACCGCACGGCCCTGGTCTCCGGTGCGCCGGAGCAGGTGTCCGCGGTACTGACGGCCCTCGCCGGGAGCCACGGCGTGGACGAGCTGATCGTCAACACCCTGACCTGCGACCCGGCGGACCGCCGACGCTCGTACGAGCTGCTGTCCGAGGCCTTCGGCCTCCAGGACCCCGATGTGCGATCGGGGGACCCGGTGGGAGCCTCCGGCCCGGCCCTGCGGGGTCAGGAGCGGTCGAGGCCCCAGGTCTGGAGCGCGTAG
- a CDS encoding SDR family NAD(P)-dependent oxidoreductase, translated as MNSWTDRTVLVTGAEGFIGSTLVDLLVSRGARVRAFVHYKPYAEKGHLARYLADPGGPVEMWAGDVRDAGRVSDAVAGCDTVFHLAALIGIPYSYASPGAYVQTNVTGTQNVAEACRRHGVRRLVHTSTSEVYGTALTAPISESHPLQPQSPYSASKIGADMMALSFHHAFGLPVTVVRPFNTFGPRQSARAVIPTILAQLHAGAREIRLGSLTPTRDFTYVTDTAEGFLAVAECDRALGEVVNLGTGEEISVGALAEALIAASGRAAEVVVDPTRLRPSGSEVQRLLSDNSRARDWAGWRPRVGLEEGLRRTSDWIAANPSLFAPDRYAV; from the coding sequence ATGAACAGCTGGACCGACCGCACCGTCCTCGTCACCGGCGCGGAGGGCTTCATCGGCTCGACGCTGGTGGACCTGCTGGTGTCACGGGGTGCGCGGGTGCGCGCCTTCGTCCACTACAAGCCGTACGCCGAGAAGGGCCACCTGGCGCGCTACCTCGCCGACCCGGGCGGCCCGGTGGAGATGTGGGCGGGCGATGTCCGTGACGCGGGCCGGGTCAGCGACGCGGTGGCCGGCTGCGACACCGTCTTCCACCTGGCGGCGCTGATCGGGATCCCGTACAGCTACGCCTCGCCGGGCGCGTACGTGCAGACGAACGTCACGGGCACGCAGAACGTGGCGGAGGCCTGCCGGCGGCACGGCGTACGGCGCCTCGTGCACACGTCGACGAGTGAGGTCTACGGGACGGCGCTGACCGCCCCGATCTCCGAGAGCCACCCGCTGCAGCCGCAGTCCCCGTACTCCGCGTCGAAGATCGGCGCGGACATGATGGCGCTCTCCTTCCATCACGCCTTCGGGCTCCCGGTGACGGTGGTGCGCCCGTTCAACACGTTCGGGCCGCGCCAGTCGGCGCGCGCGGTCATCCCGACGATCCTGGCGCAACTGCACGCGGGGGCCCGGGAGATCCGCCTCGGCTCGCTCACTCCGACGCGCGACTTCACGTACGTGACGGACACGGCGGAGGGCTTCCTGGCGGTCGCGGAGTGCGACCGGGCGCTGGGTGAGGTCGTCAACCTCGGCACCGGTGAGGAGATCTCGGTGGGCGCCCTGGCCGAGGCCCTGATCGCGGCTTCCGGCCGGGCCGCGGAGGTGGTGGTGGACCCGACCCGGCTGCGCCCGTCGGGCAGCGAGGTCCAGCGCCTGCTGTCGGACAACTCCCGGGCCCGCGACTGGGCCGGCTGGCGGCCCCGGGTCGGCCTGGAGGAGGGCCTGCGCCGCACGTCGGACTGGATCGCGGCGAACCCCTCCCTCTTCGCCCCGGACCGCTACGCGGTCTAG